The proteins below come from a single Acidobacteriota bacterium genomic window:
- a CDS encoding (2Fe-2S)-binding protein, with amino-acid sequence MQLVKITINGKAFEHEVEPRLLLVHYIREKAQLTGTHVGCDTGNCGACTVVYNGKLIKSCLMLAVQADGAEILTIEGMSQQDPEKQKNGLHPIQDAFLEKFGFQCGYCTSGMVLNTHTLLKSNPNPSEHEIRESLEGNLCMCTGYQQIIESIQYAAEKMKASK; translated from the coding sequence ATGCAACTGGTAAAGATCACCATCAATGGCAAGGCATTTGAACATGAGGTGGAGCCGCGGCTGCTGCTGGTCCACTACATCCGCGAGAAGGCCCAGTTGACCGGCACGCACGTCGGTTGCGACACGGGCAACTGCGGAGCCTGCACCGTGGTTTACAACGGCAAGCTCATCAAGAGTTGCCTGATGCTGGCCGTGCAGGCCGACGGCGCCGAGATACTCACCATTGAGGGCATGAGCCAGCAGGACCCGGAGAAGCAGAAGAACGGCCTGCACCCGATTCAGGACGCGTTCCTCGAAAAGTTCGGATTCCAGTGCGGCTACTGCACCTCAGGGATGGTGCTGAACACGCACACACTTCTGAAATCGAATCCCAATCCATCCGAGCACGAAATTCGCGAATCGCTCGAGGGCAATCTCTGCATGTGTACTGGTTATCAACAGATCATTGAATCCATCCAGTACGCCGCCGAGAAAATGAAGGCGAGCAAATAG
- a CDS encoding xanthine dehydrogenase family protein molybdopterin-binding subunit, translated as MTTLLDYDKLFVTRNYVGKPIRRNEDEKFVKGEAVYVDDIDMDCAHVAILRSIFPHARLKKIDTSKAEALKGVLAVITGPEVVAQTKSVPPRAIAKPLKQYVMAGEKIRYLGEPIAAVVAEDRYIAEDALELIEVEYEPLQGVTRIEEALKPGAPLLFEENGSNDLLHDTMTHGDIDKAFKDADLVLKEKFAVHRYSSTPLENWAMIARHDKGNDSFTMWANDQQPGRSVANMSAVMGVPMNKLRLIVPESGGGFGIKLAIWPYMVILCLLAKKVDKPIKWVQTRREHLLGGTHAPDCTVDMEMALKKDGTVLGISVIDKENDGSFIHTAGIYSLIKFATLVGCYQIRASRMELVSVAANKGPTVQNRGVGKPTAIFTLERMMDIAAKKLGLDPVEIRRKNFVQPEQMPYTTPSGEVYESGNYPATLDKALKMADYEGLRKMQAEARKQGRHIGIGMSTGVEPGTSNLGYYYTSSGIPEYMGSGEGAMVALDYDGNISAMIGSVDTGQGHATTIAQVISDMLGTTPAHISVDNTLDSFVSPSIGHSGSYSNKFNDVDLGAVIRATEKVRDKMLLIAAHILKAPLSEMRFVPGGTAIGVKGDAARQMSFQDIAGYAYKRITMLPDDMEPGLKEIAFYRNKAAKMPNKDNFNVQLTHSNSAHIVVAEVDAQSGFVNILKYVIVHDCGNQINPGIVDGMAIGSTVHGLGATFLEEFVYDDNGQLLATTFMDYLKPVAAGLPHIELGHMHSPCPTTMLGTKSAGEGGAIGSLAAVAGAVEDALTPFGVKITSLPLTPEKIMNAILRTKVI; from the coding sequence ATGACCACACTACTTGATTACGACAAACTATTCGTTACGCGCAACTACGTCGGCAAGCCCATCCGCCGCAACGAGGACGAGAAGTTCGTGAAGGGCGAAGCGGTCTATGTGGACGACATTGACATGGACTGCGCGCACGTGGCCATTCTGCGTAGCATCTTCCCGCACGCGCGGCTCAAGAAGATCGACACCAGCAAGGCCGAAGCGCTGAAGGGTGTGCTGGCCGTCATCACCGGGCCGGAAGTTGTCGCGCAGACCAAGTCGGTGCCGCCGCGCGCCATCGCCAAACCGCTGAAGCAGTATGTGATGGCGGGCGAAAAGATTCGCTATCTGGGCGAGCCTATCGCCGCCGTGGTGGCCGAAGATCGTTACATCGCCGAAGATGCGCTGGAGTTGATCGAGGTCGAGTACGAGCCGCTACAGGGCGTGACCCGTATTGAAGAAGCGCTGAAGCCCGGCGCGCCGCTGCTGTTTGAAGAGAATGGCAGCAACGACTTGCTGCACGACACCATGACGCACGGCGACATCGACAAGGCTTTCAAGGACGCCGATCTAGTCCTCAAGGAAAAGTTTGCGGTGCATCGCTATAGCTCGACACCGCTGGAGAACTGGGCGATGATCGCTCGGCACGACAAGGGCAATGACTCGTTCACCATGTGGGCCAACGATCAGCAGCCCGGTCGCAGCGTCGCCAACATGAGCGCGGTGATGGGCGTGCCCATGAACAAGCTGCGCCTGATCGTTCCTGAATCCGGCGGCGGCTTCGGCATCAAGCTGGCCATATGGCCTTACATGGTCATCCTATGTCTGCTGGCGAAAAAAGTGGATAAGCCCATCAAGTGGGTACAGACGCGGCGCGAGCACTTGCTGGGCGGCACGCACGCGCCGGACTGCACGGTGGACATGGAGATGGCGCTCAAGAAGGACGGCACCGTGCTGGGCATCTCGGTGATCGACAAGGAGAATGACGGATCGTTCATTCACACCGCCGGCATCTACTCGCTGATTAAGTTCGCCACGCTGGTCGGGTGCTATCAGATCCGGGCGTCGCGCATGGAGCTGGTGAGCGTGGCGGCGAACAAAGGCCCCACGGTGCAGAATCGCGGCGTCGGCAAACCGACCGCGATCTTCACGCTGGAACGCATGATGGACATCGCCGCGAAAAAATTGGGGTTGGACCCGGTAGAGATACGCCGGAAGAATTTCGTCCAGCCGGAGCAGATGCCCTACACCACGCCATCGGGCGAAGTCTATGAGAGCGGCAACTATCCCGCGACGCTGGACAAAGCGTTGAAGATGGCGGACTACGAAGGTCTGCGCAAGATGCAGGCCGAGGCACGCAAGCAGGGGCGGCATATCGGCATCGGCATGAGCACGGGCGTGGAGCCGGGCACGTCGAACCTGGGCTACTACTACACGTCGTCGGGCATCCCGGAGTACATGGGGAGCGGCGAGGGCGCGATGGTGGCGCTGGACTACGACGGCAACATCAGCGCCATGATCGGTTCGGTGGATACCGGACAGGGCCACGCGACCACCATCGCGCAGGTGATCTCGGACATGCTGGGCACCACGCCCGCGCACATCTCGGTGGACAACACGCTGGACTCGTTTGTGTCGCCGTCGATTGGGCACTCGGGGTCGTACTCGAACAAGTTCAATGACGTGGACCTCGGCGCGGTGATTCGCGCGACAGAGAAGGTCCGCGACAAGATGCTGCTCATCGCGGCGCATATCCTGAAAGCCCCGCTGAGCGAGATGCGCTTCGTACCCGGCGGCACCGCCATTGGGGTGAAGGGAGACGCGGCGCGGCAGATGTCGTTCCAGGACATTGCCGGATACGCCTACAAGCGCATCACCATGCTGCCCGACGACATGGAGCCCGGACTCAAGGAGATCGCCTTCTATCGCAACAAGGCCGCGAAGATGCCCAACAAGGACAACTTCAACGTGCAGTTGACGCACTCCAATTCCGCGCACATTGTGGTGGCCGAGGTGGACGCGCAGAGCGGCTTCGTCAATATCCTGAAATACGTGATCGTGCATGACTGCGGCAACCAGATCAATCCCGGCATCGTGGACGGCATGGCCATCGGCTCCACCGTGCATGGACTGGGCGCGACGTTCCTCGAGGAGTTTGTCTACGATGACAACGGCCAGTTGCTGGCCACGACCTTCATGGATTACCTGAAGCCGGTCGCCGCCGGATTGCCGCACATCGAGCTAGGCCACATGCACTCGCCCTGCCCGACGACGATGCTGGGCACGAAGTCGGCTGGCGAAGGCGGAGCGATCGGTTCACTCGCCGCCGTCGCGGGAGCCGTGGAAGACGCGCTGACTCCGTTCGGGGTGAAGATCACATCCCTACCCTTGACGCCGGAAAAAATCATGAACGCGATTCTGCGCACGAAGGTGATTTGA
- a CDS encoding xanthine dehydrogenase family protein subunit M yields MFPNRFDYHRPKTIQDAIALLVKYQDDAKLLAGGQSLISMLKLRLANPTCLVDLAGLAGLSYIREEGNKIAIGAMTTYADIKDSKFLQAQCPLLPKAAAVVGDVQVRNRGTIGGSIAHADPAGDVPAAILALDAEIKATGPNGDRWLQAADFFEGMYATGLAVDEILTEIRVPVQGSARSAYMKAARRPSDFAIVGMAAYIKLAANMTCESIAIAVTGVTDKPYRASAAEAKLKGTKLEAKSIEAASPLVTENIDLVGNMHGSADFRRHLAGVYLGRVIAAAQ; encoded by the coding sequence ATGTTCCCAAATCGGTTTGATTATCATCGCCCGAAGACGATTCAGGATGCCATTGCACTGCTGGTGAAGTACCAGGATGACGCCAAGCTCCTCGCCGGCGGACAGAGCCTGATCTCCATGCTGAAGCTGCGGCTCGCCAACCCCACCTGCCTGGTGGACCTCGCCGGCCTCGCCGGCCTGAGCTACATCCGCGAGGAGGGCAACAAGATCGCCATCGGCGCGATGACCACCTACGCCGACATCAAGGACTCCAAGTTCCTGCAGGCTCAGTGTCCGCTGCTGCCGAAGGCCGCCGCCGTAGTGGGCGACGTTCAGGTGCGCAATCGCGGGACCATCGGAGGCAGCATCGCGCACGCCGATCCCGCTGGCGATGTGCCCGCCGCAATCCTCGCGCTCGATGCCGAGATCAAGGCAACCGGTCCTAATGGTGATCGTTGGCTGCAAGCGGCGGATTTCTTCGAGGGCATGTATGCTACCGGGCTGGCCGTGGATGAGATACTCACCGAGATTCGCGTTCCTGTACAAGGCAGCGCGCGATCCGCGTATATGAAGGCAGCGCGGCGCCCGTCGGACTTCGCCATCGTGGGCATGGCTGCATACATCAAGCTGGCTGCGAATATGACCTGCGAGAGCATCGCCATCGCGGTTACCGGCGTTACCGACAAGCCCTATCGCGCATCAGCGGCGGAAGCGAAGTTAAAGGGGACGAAGCTCGAGGCCAAGTCGATTGAAGCCGCATCGCCATTGGTTACAGAGAACATTGACCTGGTGGGCAACATGCACGGCTCCGCCGACTTTCGCCGCCATTTGGCGGGCGTCTATTTGGGACGCGTGATCGCCGCCGCCCAGTAG
- a CDS encoding amidohydrolase yields the protein MKIDIFPHIFTQGFYDRMMTVSEAAAKYHNNRVRDLPMLVDLELRFKVMDQHEGYHQFLTLAGPGIENFCDPKVSPELARIANDGMAELCLKYPDRFLGFAASLPMNNMDACLKEVDRAITQLGARGVQIFTNVNGRPLDEVEFRPLFKKMAEYDFPIWLHPARPSTFPDYQNESHSKYELWWVFGWPYESSIAMSRLVFTGIFDELPNLKIITHHLGAMIPYFEGRIGPGLDILGSRTPAHDKHLWEHSLKLRPLDYFRKFYADTAVSGPGAMECGIAFFGVDNVVYGSDMPFDHEGGAFNVRETMRSLDCCTLAPSDRVKIYETNARKLIKIPR from the coding sequence ATGAAAATCGATATCTTTCCCCACATCTTTACCCAGGGCTTCTACGACCGCATGATGACAGTCTCGGAGGCCGCGGCCAAGTACCACAATAACCGCGTGCGCGATCTGCCCATGCTGGTGGACCTGGAGCTGCGCTTCAAAGTGATGGATCAGCATGAGGGCTATCATCAATTTTTGACGCTGGCCGGGCCGGGCATTGAAAATTTCTGCGATCCCAAAGTTTCTCCGGAGCTGGCGCGCATCGCCAACGATGGCATGGCCGAGTTGTGCTTGAAGTATCCCGATCGCTTCCTGGGCTTCGCCGCCTCATTGCCCATGAACAATATGGATGCCTGCCTGAAGGAAGTGGATCGCGCCATCACGCAGCTTGGCGCGCGCGGCGTGCAAATATTCACCAACGTCAACGGACGTCCGCTCGATGAAGTCGAGTTCCGCCCACTGTTTAAGAAGATGGCCGAGTACGACTTTCCCATCTGGCTGCACCCGGCGCGGCCCTCGACTTTTCCGGATTATCAAAACGAGTCGCACTCGAAATACGAGCTGTGGTGGGTGTTCGGCTGGCCTTATGAGAGCAGCATCGCCATGTCACGCCTGGTGTTCACGGGCATCTTCGACGAGCTGCCCAATCTGAAGATCATCACGCATCATCTGGGCGCGATGATCCCTTACTTTGAAGGCCGCATCGGCCCGGGCCTCGACATTCTCGGCAGCCGCACACCTGCTCACGATAAGCATCTGTGGGAGCACTCGCTGAAGCTGCGTCCGCTCGATTACTTCCGCAAGTTCTACGCGGACACGGCCGTCTCCGGCCCCGGCGCAATGGAGTGCGGCATCGCTTTCTTCGGTGTGGACAACGTGGTCTATGGCAGCGACATGCCCTTTGATCACGAGGGCGGCGCGTTCAACGTGCGCGAGACCATGCGCTCACTGGATTGCTGCACCTTGGCGCCGTCAGACCGCGTGAAGATCTACGAGACCAACGCGCGCAAGCTAATCAAGATTCCTCGCTAG